A window of the Mauremys reevesii isolate NIE-2019 linkage group 26, ASM1616193v1, whole genome shotgun sequence genome harbors these coding sequences:
- the APBA3 gene encoding amyloid-beta A4 precursor protein-binding family A member 3, whose amino-acid sequence MDNGMEFQTDARPEPGFGSHRLPEELLEPPAMDLEEGASPRLAMPTACEQSLPGLQQPGSPFRALRSDLNLSAAEAELSLGAAIAEPTVPKSALGGLQTPSSPAALDSALRAAGEACAEACRDLGGGMEGCEDAAVPGSDADWKGNPEGAHRGVGCPRVPASTEQSDLVCMDLDEEPEAHLRGEEWAESLEEDDQSEIQGLLAQLQTLSPSFRDDSPASEDDPLLASDCGAGPFGGDAALPHKRAFGCCRGLPGECPPCLLHVAMGRGLAMPSCHAQPSACSQRSRESHGLLFAEADREDLLSLLHHEGGLPAEASEETPLARSDVLAGSDGDILQSQESLAAQRAEEAASQPGTSQAGGSGRWYRRGGAQEGDSACMSPGSRDSSPEPVWVARSPPRSQGLEQPTPRSTAVKESRAAYPAFKEVAGPCEPEDLLDGVIFGAKYLGSTQLVSERNPPTSVRMAQAQEAVDRIKAPDGESQPMTEVDLFVSTQRIKVLTADSQEAMMDHPLQTISYIADIGSIVVLMARRKLPRRADASGEKRLYKMICHVFHSADAQLIAQAIGQAFSVAYQQLLQASGIDPSQLSPGQDSHALESQELHNGDLAHFSKQENCKEVCIRKQKGEILGVAVVESGWGSILPTVVVANLMHGGPAEKCGELSIGDRLMSVNGTSLVGLPLSTCQSIIRDLKSQTEVTLSIVHCPPVTTAIVRRPDSKYPLGFCVEDGIICSLMRGGIAERGGIRVGHRIIEINGRSVVATPHEKIIQILSQAVSEVHIKTMPASTYRLLTGQEQPIFL is encoded by the exons ATGGACAACGGCATGGAATTCCAAACCGACGCGCGCCCGGAGCCTGGCTTTGGCAGCCACCGCCTTCCCGAGGAGCTCCTGGAGCCTCCAGCCATGGACCTGGAGGAAGGGGCCTCACCAAGACTGGCCATGCCAACAGCCTGTGAGCAAAGCCTGCCCGGCCTGCAGCAGCCTGGATCCCCCTTCCGTGCCCTGCGCTCCGACCTTAACCTCTCTGCTGCTGAGGCTGAACTGTCTCTCGGTGCAGCCATCGCAGAGCCGACTGTCCCCAAAAGCGCCCTGGGGGGCCTGcagacccccagctccccagctgctctgGACTCAGCCCTCCGAGCCGCCGGGGAAGCATGTGCTGAAGCTTGCAGGGACCTGGGAGGGGGGATGGAAGGCTGTGAGGACGCTGCAGTACCTGGGAGCGATGCTGACTGGAAAGGGAACCCAGAGGGAGCCCACCGGGGGGTGGGTTGTCCCAGAGTCCCGGCTAGCACGGAGCAGAGTGACCTGGTTTGCATGGACCTGGATGAGGAGCCTGAGGCCCACCTGAGAGGGGAGGAGTGGGCCGAGAGCTTGGAGGAGGACGACCAGTCGGAGATCCAGGGCCTCCTCGCCCAGCTCCAGACCCTTAGCCCCAGCTTCCGCGACGACTCGCCTGCCTCGGAGGACGACCCGCTGCTGGCGTCGGACTGTGGCGCAGGCCCTTTTGGGGGAGACGCGGCGCTTCCCCACAAACGGGCCTTTGGCTGCTGCCGGGGCCTGCCGGGCGAGTGCCCTCCCTGCCTGCTGCACGTCGCCATGGGGAGAGGCCTGGCAATGCCGTCCTGCCACGCTCAGCCCTCTGCCTGCTCCCAGAGGAGCCGGGAGAGCCACGGCCTGCTCTTTGCGGAGGCTGACCGGGAGGACTTGCTAAGCCTCCTGCACCACGAGGGGGGGCTCCCAGCGGAGGCCAGTGAGGAGACCCCCCTCGCCAGGTCAGATGTCCTGGCCGGGAGCGATGGGGACATCCTGCAGAGCCAGGAGAGCCTGGCGGCCCagcgggcggaggaggccgcttCGCAGCCAGGCACCTCGCAGGCAGGAGGCTCTGGCCGGTGGTATCggagagggggagcccaggaGGGAGACTCTGCCTGCATGTCCCCGGGCAGTCGGGACAGCTCCCCAGAGCCCGTGTGGGTGGCCAGGTCCCCTCCCCGCAGCCAGGGTCTGGAGCAGCCCACCCCCAGGAGCACGGCT GTTAAAGAATCCCGGGCGGCCTATCCGGCCTTCAAAGAGG TGGCAGGCCCCTGTGAGCCGGAGGATCTCCTGGACGGAGTGATCTTCGGAGCAAAGTATCTGGGCTCCACACAGCTGGTCTCCGAGAGGAACCCCCCCACCAGCGTCCGCATGGCGCAGGCCCAGGAGGCCGTGGACAGGATAAAG GCACCGGACGGGGAGTCCCAGCCCATGACCGAGGTGGATCTGTTTGTCTCCACGCAGAGGATCAAGGTCCTGACGGCCGACTCGCAG gaggcCATGATGGACCATCCGCTCCAGACCATCTCCTACATTGCGGACATCGGCAGCATCGTTGTGCTGATGGCGCGCAGGAAGCTGCCGCGGCGGGCAGATGCCTCAGGGGAGAAGCGGCTCTACAAGATGATCTGCCACGTCTTCCATTCTGCCGAT GCTCAGCTGATTGCCCAGGCCATCGGGCAGGCCTTCAGCGTGGCTTACCAGCAGTTGCTGCAGGCCAGCGGCATCGACCCGAGCCAGCTCTCCCCCGGCCAGGACAGCCACGCCCTGGAGAGCCAGGAGCTGCACAACGGGGACCTGGCCCACTTCTCCAAGCAGGAGAACTGCAAGGAA GTCTGCATCCGCAAGCAGAAGGGGGAGATCCTGGGCGTCGCTGTGGTGGAGTCGGGCTGGGGCTCCATCCTGCCCACCGTGGTCGTCGCCAACCTCATGCATGGGGGCCCCGCGGAGAAGTGCGGGGAGCTGAGCATCGGGGACCGGCTCATGTCTGTCAACGGGACGAGCCTGGTGGGGCTGCCCCTCAGCACCTGCCAGAGCATCATCCGG GACCTGAAATCGCAGACCGAGGTGACGCTGAGCATCGTGCACTGCCCGCCCGTCACCACGGCGATCGTCCGCCGGCCCGACTCCAAGTACCCGCTGGGCTTCTGCGTGGAGGACGGCATT ATCTGCAGCCTGATGCGAGGGGGGATAGCGGAGAGAGGTGGCATCCGCGTGGGCCATCGCATCATCGAGATCAACGGGCGGAGCGTGGTGGCCACGCCGCACGAGAAGATCATCCAGATCCTCTCACAGGCTGTCAGCGAG GTCCATATCAAGACCATGCCGGCCTCCACCTACCGGTTACTGACAGGCCAGGAGCAGCCCATCTTCCTCTGA